In the genome of Chelmon rostratus isolate fCheRos1 chromosome 12, fCheRos1.pri, whole genome shotgun sequence, the window tgtttacctgtggaatgatccaaacaggtgtttttggagcatttcacatctttcccagtctttagttgctcctgtcacaacgtgtttgaaacgtgttgctgcatcagattcagaatcagcagatatttacagaaatcactgaagctgatgagctcagacagtaaatatattgactttgtgctgttttcaggtgagattctgtcagaaaggattagcaagtcatcacattctgttttattcatgttttacacagagtcccaactttgTAGAATCGGGGTTataacaagaataaaaaaataataaaaataataaaaatgtttggctgcagcagccagtCGAACAGATTTCTTGAAAGTATCTCAACATCAGAGATTTTTTACACAGCTTGAACCTTCAAAACAGTCAGACGTATCAAAAATGATCTGCTAACATGTTTTCTATAACAATAGAAAACGAGACAAACAAAGGAATACAACAGACGGACCACACATAGAAATGTAGACAGATAAAGTGTTGCATAGAATCTCTGGTCGTTCCAATGTGGAAAACAGTCTCTCCCAGTAAGAAACACTTTGTCACTCAACATAAATACTTTTCTCGTTACTGGGAAAGAGCTGATCGgatgtttttcctgctgaaagTAGGAAGTGTTTCTAAGTATTTACGAGCAGCCGCACTCTTCCACAACCATGTTCTGGATGTCTTTCTTGATGATCTTCTGCTCTTCGTTGTAGTAGAGCATTGACATGGCACGCAGCCTCGTCGGCACGCAGCACGACTTGATGTTTTGAAATGGACTGTAGCCCCTCATACGATAATGATTGATGACCGCCGAGTGGAAAGAGAGGGACGAACCGCTGATGCTCGCCATGTGGTTTGGACAGTCACCCTCGCAGTAGTTGGCATGGTAACCAGCCGGAGCGATAATCCAGTCGTTCCAGCCGATGTCTCTGAAGTTGACGTAAAACTGTCTTTGGCAGCAGACATGCATCTTTCCATCACACTCCAGACCTCGTTTGACTCGTCGTTGAGTCGCCTCCTCTTGAGTTCGCAGCGCCACCATGAGGAACGGTCGATGAGACTGGCCTCGCTCTCCTGCTCGCTCGCCGTTGGCGGGCACCAGGACGGGCGAGGCTCCAGCCTCGCTACACAGCAGACAAGAAACCTGCAGGCTGAGCGAGCTCCTGCCGCCATCCAGCAGAGTCTGAATGATGCGAGAGATGTCGAGGGTGTGCCAGCCGCTGCGACGAGTATCCACCATCTTTTCGGAAACACACTCCTCCTGATCGTccgtctgcagcagcagccgcagcatCACTTTGCCTTTGACTCGGTTTACTTTCGACACCTTCAGGAAGATCCAGATGTTCGCCTGTTCTACCAGCATTGAGCCATCGGCCTCCTTTGAAATgtcaaaggtcacagtgttCATAGAGTCTCCTGCAGAAGACAGCACAGTTAGCATGTTTGCAGGAATTAGCCACATCCATCAGCTGAACAGTAGTGATgataaacagacacatttctaATATCAATATGAGACAGTCAAAAGAAAGACATCACCTAACAGAAGGTCTCTTCTGGACTTGACTGGCCTCTACTGCATGCTACTGATCTGTACTGGACTGTACTGGTCCCTACTGGTCATTATCTCgttatcataaaaaaaaaaatttattaATGTAAATGATGAACAACAGAAACCTTTTTACTTTGGGAGAAGATAAAGAAGTTCAaagttcttctttgtctctgacTGAGAAGCCAAATAATCTACAGTTTTAAATAACGAGAAACATTTTACTGACACCAGATTCATCAAATGTTTACATTCAAACAATGAATTTACAACATGAACGTCTGAGGAAAAACTGAAGAAGACGTTTTTTGATCTTGCTGGTTTTTCTGTGAAGTGAGCAATTATAAACATAAAGATGCTGTGACCCTGCTGTCTGAACTGCCCCCCCTCTGTTTTGTCTTCCTGCCATTTgaatacacaaagaaaatgtcattattaataaaagcatgaatggAGCCGCTGCCTCTAAATATACtcaaaatgagcagaaacactaaaaaaagaaaaggcctGGTTTCAGGGAATGCTGTTAACAAggccactctctctctcgctctctctctttgtctctgctgccAAATAATTACTGAGGCCCAGATTTTTCTGAATGAGGAGATTATTTACGGCCTGAGCCCACTCGGTATGCCCCCCTCTTGTTACTGTCCTCTAATTTCAAGCCTTTGAGGGACCTTTTTAATTGAAGATTCCTCTCAAAGAGAAGACTATTTATAGCACAAAGCcattctgtacatttatgtAAGCAAACAAATGACAGGACAATGTGAACAGTCACGAGCTGGTTCACGTTCACAGAAAACTTTAAACCAGTctgatcatttgttttctgtcagattATCTTCACTCACAGTTAAATGTAGAATTCATGATGCAGTTTGGACCCGACTGGCTCATCCAAATCAGGGTTACGTTAAAGAGAAAACACCTTGTCAGGATAAAAAACACATACTGGATGAGGacttccttttgtttctgtctaaACTTGTAACCGCTCACAGTTTAACCTCCTACACTGGGTCCAGGGTATAGACGTTGTCAGATCAGCCCAGAGCAGGAAACTTTCCGTAAGTAGTTATTATGGTTGTTACAGCTCAGCGAACAATGGGACTGACACCCAGAGTGTCCTCATCTGActttaaataacatttcatcTGATCAAAACTTGTTTTTAACATGACGGTTTGGAAGTCTCCATATCTCAGTTTTTAAGAAGGCGAAACCCTCGGACTCATATTTGTTCTCACGGATTGTGACATCCTGAGGAACCACAACAACACGGGACCGACGACTTTAAGCAGCGAGTAAAACTGTTGGATTCAGTTTgttgacaaagacaaactgaaggTTTGTTTCGTTTTACGACTGAAGATTTGACTGGATCTGACTGGATCAGTTTCTCATTACTAACTTCTTCGGGTCTTATTTGACTTTCTGTTTGAGGCcatgatgatgaaaaatgtacagTACTTCACTCAGACTGAACAGAATCAATAGAATCGGCTGTGTGGCTGCTGATGGATTCTTACTGTGGAAATCTGTAAACATACTTTGAACTTTTTGGAATTTTGTGAATGAGCTGATAAGagaccacacagacagaccgacATCTGATGGTCGGTAAACCCCGGCAGTTCTGAGTCTGCCGACTTTACTGAATTTATGAGAAGTGGTCTGCTGGGTGTACTGGCAGTGTCATGGCAGGAACGGGATTTTTCAGGCTCTATGTAGAtaaacacctttttttaaaactttgacATGTTGTGTCAAACAGACCTCCTGATTGTTTGACACTAAGAGTTGAGATCTACAGTCACCCATAAGACGCTCCTGTAGGTTCACAGAGATGTTTTCATGTCTCTGAGCAGAAGAATAACTCCAGCCTCAGTGAACTGTGTAACTTTGTACCTGTGATGATAACTCTGCCACTGTAATTCTTTAACTGTGACTATAACTGTAACGCTGTGATTCTGCATCTCTGACTCGAACTGTAATTTTGAGATTTACTGTAACTCTATAACTCTGGAACAGTGCCGCTTTTAACTGTCACTTGGTGACTCTTTAATGTAATGGTGACTCTGAGTCTGTAACTGTAACTTTGTACAGCTGTGACTGTTACTCTGTCGCTgtcactcttcttctctgtgcttttctcAGAGCTGCTGAAGCTAAAATTAAAGTGACGTTTCTGTTTGGCTGCCAGACTCACCTTGTTCTGCAAACATGATGATTTCAGAGGGTGGTTCGGGTGGAGTCGAGGCCCCGGGGCCCTGGCCCTCCTCTTGGATCTCCACGCTGCCATCTTCGGCCACTCGGCCGACATGGAGCTTCTTGATGGCATTTAGCAGAGCGGCACGTGGGACCGGCTGCGTCAGGTTGGGCCGAGTGCTAAGGTGCAGCATGTTGAGAATGTGACGCTTCACCGCCTCTACCATGTCGCTCTGTCCCCCCGACAAAGATGAGTTCTTCCTCATttgagacagagagcaggatgGACAGTCCAAGGCCGGCGCCCCCTCCCGGAGCTGAGATGCCACGTCAACCTCTGGAGCTGAAGAGACTGTCGGAGAGGAGTCGACAAGAAGACGGACGGCCATGAAGAAGAACATGGCAAACAGAGAGGTCATGATGGGCTCTGACTGACACTTAAGTTTCAACACTGACAGTAGATTCTGCAGAGGCTCACGACAGAGTCAGGGTCAGTACAGGCAGCAATGCAGCAGGTCTTGAtgcagaaacaggaagctgctggtgAAAAGTTCAGTATCCTTCAGATCAAGTCCTCACAGTTGCTGCAGAGTTAGCGGAGGAGATACAACAGGAACAGAGTTCAACAGCCAACGGTGAAGTTAAAAATCCCCACAGCGTATCAGCAGAGCTCACAAGGGAAGAAAGAGCAGGTGTTGTTCTGGTCCTCGGTCTGGTCTTTGAATCTGGTCCTGATGATTATGGTCCTCAGTGGTCCTGATGGCTTGGTGGTCTGAGCTGAATGCACGCTGAGTGCAGGGTCACTCtactcttcctctgctctgttacTGTAATTATACCTCTCTGCCTGTTTaatccctccctccatccacaGAGGTATTTCCCTgtgagtaaaacacacacacacacacacacacacacacacacacacacacacagtgagtagTCTCAGAATATCTCAGGACAGTTTGTGGTGTTTCCTCCTGAATGAACGTCAcgacagaagaagaggaggaaggagggaagaggaggaagagagagtgtCCCTGATTCAttcataccacacacacacacacacacacacacacacacacacaacgtgaTGACTCAGCACAGCGTCATCATCACCTCACGTGGAGGAGAAACTCTGTTggtgtaaaatacatttttagatgGTAAAAAGAGACTTTGTTGTTATAATCAGAGTCCTGCACACAGCAGATGGAGCACGCTCCGAAcagactgtctctctctctctctctctctcacacacactcacacacacacacacacacacacacacacactgtgacatcagcaTGCCCTCTTCTGGTGGGAGTTAGGTGTTACAGTGTCCTCCTCACCTGAGCTGTGTCTACTCACTCACCttttgtctccctgtctgtcccAGTAACATGTGACACAAACTGGTTCACTTGATGCAGACAGACTGAgcctctccagctgcttcagtgGGAAATACAAGGTTAATTAATACATGGATTTCAATAAATTCCTCCTCAGGCCGTTGTTTTGTCCATAATAACCacttttaaaaagatttcaaaCCTTTTTATCTTTCTCATAGTATCAGGCCTCCAGTGAAACCAATACTTCAATCAAAAAAAGTATAAGCAGTGAAATTCTGCTAATGATGCTTCCTTTTAATTTTactctttttatttaaacacacagtCTCATTGAAATTAAAggtctttaaattaaaaaatctgtATGAATACATTTCTTGTCTGTACTGCAGAATTATCCTATCtgtactgcagtgttttttggTCTGTACTGTGTTATTGTCATACCTTTACTGCAATGTTGTCAGGTCTGTACTGGATGGTTCCAAagtaatctttaaaaaaaggccTCCATTGAAAACAATACTTCAGTCAAAATAAATATAAGCAgtaaaactatttttttaatcttacagtttttatttaaatatacaCTCATAGGTGGTCAGATAAACTTTTTATGTGTCGCATGTCTGTACTCCAGTTACAGTTTggacctctgctgctctctggtggaTGTTTTTGGAAAGTCTGTAGTGtgattagatcagactttattgttCTCactcacaatggagaaattcactcatacAGAAGATCTTCAAACccacaagggggggggggcaatagGCACAAGaagatgcaaaataagaaaaacaagaacaataagggtgctaataagaacaatagAAAGATCAAGGACTTACAACTGTAAGAGTTTTAGtgaccttttccctgcagtcgtggatttggatgtttgtaatcagagaagaacagagcttattgcacataataactacaCAGTGGAGTTGTACAGTCATGACACAGccggccctcctgaccagctggttcagtctcttcctgtcccgctctgtgctgccgggggcccagcagacgacagattagaggatagcagaggctgccacagagtcagaaaaagtcctgagcaggggtctgcacacacaggaggtggaggtgactctggcccctcttgtacagggcggtgttgtgggaccagtccagtttattgttaaggtgaacacccaggtacttggAACAGTtcactgtctcaatgtcctccccctggatgttcactggtgagtgtggtcGTGTCCTCCTTCAGAAatcaaccaccatctcctttgttttacaggtgttcaagcacaggtggttgaTAAACTAATAACCCTGTGCATGAATGAGCCAGAAgctaaatcacttttttttaacctaattTGAACACATACAAGAAATTTAAAATAGAAAGGCAACCTGTCAACAAGGCTGAACATATAACAGTACCAAAAACTCACAGGACAATGATAATAGCACGATGAAAAGTCTACAATACAATGTTTATTGTGATATTCAAAAAAAGTACCAAGAAAGAATGCCCTTTATTAATAACTTATTGTGTTCATAGCAAATAAGTTTTTGATTTTAAGTGCTTCTACACTCCTTctttgataaataataaatcaaagtaGCCAGCCATGACCTCAGCATGTGCACAAAAACCTGCCATGAATTCTTTGGCAATGAGTGATTGAACCATGAACAATGTGACAGCAGCCTTTTATAAACTCATTCACAGAGCTGTTCCATCAGGCGACCATATCCATGAGCAGTTTACGTCTTGGCAGGTTTAACAGTCTCTGATTGGTGGTCGCCTCAGCTGTGGTAGTTGAACTGCAGTGAAAAAacgctaaccctaaccctacatACCTCATTTGACCAATCAGATGGCTGCTGTGGCCTACATCAAGCCAGGTTTAAAGTGTGTCGGTCTGGTCTCTGTCATTACTACATCTATGTTTCCTGCATCGTCCGTAATGACAGCGATAACGTGatgattgttgttgttcttcatGTCGAGCTCGAAACCTCAGCTGTGTTGAGTCCAGTCATTTCCCTTTGGCTGGTCGTAGCCTGAGCTGTGACTGTGATGTGGCTCTGAGGAGCTGGTGACGTCCTCCTATCTCTGGTTATTGAgatgctctctgctgctttgaggctctgtgtcactttagcttttgtctttggtccagagctgctgtcactgtgtgaaTAAAGTGAGGCCTTGATGTTACTGTAGACTTTGGCTCCGGCGTGTTTTCTAACCTCCATCGTTGTGAACCACAGAAATTAGCCTTCAGTGTCTGGCTGTAGATAAGATAGGACTTCATTaatctcacactggagaaattcactcttacagaagcaCTTCAGAACATTTCTTTGGTCTGGGACTGCTAATGGGAAGCTGAGCTCCAGGTGCTTCTTTCAGCCTCCTTCGGTCTGGCtgaagttttgttgttgttgtgatttgacCTTTTTTAATGGCGATGTGCCAAACAGCTTCTCATGTTGATGTGTTAGCTGTCATGTAGCTGACAGTCGTCCGACAGGATTTGCAAACTGTTTAGCGGCCGTCAGTTTCCTTTTCGCCATAATCAGTTCTTGAAACATGCCACACATCAGCCCTAAAAGTCGTTGGAGAGACTTCAATCTCCTTTTCTTAGCGGCACGTTCATCCACGATTTTCTTGATGGGTTTATTTTAAGCAGCGcttaaattcaattcaattctcGTGTTCAATAATTTCACTGTAAattaacagtaaaatactggcaGCAGGGACgccagtattttactgttaatTTAACAGTATAGTACTGTACTtgaattacagtatattaccaTAGGATAGTGGGTGGTGTGGTAATTTTACAGCACGTCTACTGTTATTCATTTTAACAGTATACTACCGGGcagcacaagaaataattaattatttccattttatttattatttgagtcgaacgatcttttattttgaaatatatttaattttgaaATATGACCGGATTCTTTCGGTTACATCTCGGTCGCTTGAGTactcaaatttaacccacaagctaaAAAgacgtgtttggaaagtttctttgtgaagggaaaaggcccagtgaagagagagaagaccATTACCTATTAGGAAGAAACTGTTCATAATAACAAAATCCTTAATGACAGGCTTTACTAATAAGCATAACTTCagacactgcattaaaatagcATGAAGAACAGTGAAACATTGAGTTAAATAGCATGAAGAGCAGGTAAACAGAACCACCTGACAAAGGGCTAAAGTTCAAGTGAAgttttttaagatttttcaTCTTCAAAGATTTTTAATTCAGATTAAAAGACATTGTGAAGTGTTGCTGTCTTTAAAATCAACATGAACTCGAATAACAACAACAGATCTGACACCTGACAGCCAGTCAAGAAGAATAAAgagcatgaaaaacaacacaaaaatagcTCCACCTGTACACAAACACCTTGAGATTACCTGCTGAGACAGGAGGAGACGTGATGACGTCATTTGAACtaaatgtatttacatgtaAACTGACTGTTTGTTCAGACTGatgtaaaatgctgtttcataaaaatgatagaaaacaggAGGCTGACTGAAACAATCCAATCAGCAGACGGAGTGTTGTCGTTAAACCCcgcccctccacacacacacgcacacacacacacgcaccctccccctcctgtcagcgcatctctctctctctagctgtTAAtccgcctctctctccctctctctctctctctctctgcagtcatCATGGCGGAAATTAAAACTGGAATCTTCGCTAAAAACGTACAGAAACGACTGAACCGAGCGCAGGAGAAGGTAAGAGCtgacgatgacgatgatgtgctgaatgatgaagatgagggatGAGGACGGGGTGGCGGTGAAGGACAGATGGTCGAGGACTGTGGTATATGAACGTGCAGCTGGTTGTAGGCTGCAGGCCTGTGGAGCTTTTCTGTCTGATATTGTTCACGTCTTTTCCGGTATTTCcgatattattattattattatttggatTTTCTGGTGTTGATCCGCACACAGAGGATGACGTCATGTTTCCAAAATCAGCACATAAAATCATCAGAGGCTGAAGGAGATAACgttttgattggctgaagcAGACAGATTAACATTGAGTGTAACGCTTCGCGATGACGTCACATGTACGGTGAAACATGTCACgtgtttatttcatgttttaaacaaatgacTGCCAGGAGGTGTTTTCCTGCTCCAAGGTCGGCAGAAGGGGAGGCGGGGATGCCCTCTCAGTGACGTGATGATGTCACCTCTGACGCCAGATCAGTTACCTGCACATTAGGCTATTTATAGGAGAGGGCTGCATGACTGCTGATGGTAAACTATATTCTGTGACCTGAATAGACTACTAgactatatataaatatatatacataaatacaaaataatttttATACATGTGTACTGAATATATACAATTAACAATGCATTTGTTTATTCCTTGAAATACATAATCTAACAGTGAGGACTGTGGTGCTGAAACATTCCCTGGTTCTGATTGGACAGCCAGgactgtccatggtgctgaaacacTTCCTGGTCCTGACTGGACAGTGAAATTTCAGGGTTGTATCCTTGCAGTAATGAGGCAAAGTCCTCAGCTGGTCCGTCAAATGACGAGTTTTGGTGTTTACTGTTTAGCACCTGTGATTACATTTGTCTGGTCACTTCTGGTTCAAAGAAATTTCACTACATGTCCCAACGAATCTCAGAGGCCTGTTCATGTCCTTGACCATCAGACTTTTAGAAAGGTTGAAAAGGTAAAATTAAAGGAGTTTTATTTCCTTCAAACTTTTTGTTTCCAGTTGTGGAAGTTAAAATCAGGTTTGAAATAGTTTATTGAGTTTATCTGTTTGAGCAGATCACCTGATAGAGTTGACATTACACAGATACACTTGAGTTATGGCTCAACAGCTCCTTATATGGGCAGCCAAGCAGTGACAACAATTAAGATGAGTCCAAACAGGACAGAAGAggttttgtttctgctgaacTAGCCAACATCTGTCACAATGTGTGTGAATAGAAAATTTCTTCAGGTGGAACATAAATTTTGTGCTGCGTTCAATGGCACGCTCAGGAGGTTGGTCAGAGGTGTCACCAGGTTTTATCCAGAAACTCAAACCAGACTGTCAGCctattaaatattaaacacatGGCAGTCACTGTGAGCCGAGTTACTACTCAGTTTTAGtacttgttttaaatgtctctctgtctctctgcttgtttCTGATGTGGATGAACTTAAACACATCTCCACACTGAGATGGGAAGCTGTTGTACGTTCATTCAAACAATCATTATCAACTGAACAATATCTTAGTTGTTGTTAACTTTCTGTTTACAGCACTACAAGCTGCGTTCAGGCCTTTTAATAcagaagacaacaacaaaatgctgtttatttttatctcagTCACACGTATGTTGATGATCCttcacagtaacagtaacaataaaaacaataataacaataataacagttgtgacaagataaaacaaaacatttcaggactGAGGTGAGTAAAATCAGATGCAAGAACaagcacaataataataagacacactttactttattgatcccaagactgggaaattattctctgcatttcacccatctctgtttgaagaaacacatgcaacatgcagtgaaccacacacaggagcgcccggggagcatattgtGGGGTTGAGTGCCTTCACCTCTGACCACAAAACTCTGGGCACCTTTAGTTTTGAGTCAGGACTCAAGAACCGCCAGCAGAGCCCTACCTGAATATCTGAAGCTGCACTGCGGCTCGTAGGGGAGCAGAAGTTCAGAAATATAACTGGGAGCTAATCCATTAAGTCCTTTAAAGGTAATCAGTACAATCTTAAAATCAAAGCTGAAACAGGCTGATGTGATCTTGCCTTCTCGTATTTGTTAAGGGCTGAGCAGCTGTGATTTGTAccaactgaaatgtaaaaatgttttttggttCAAATCAAATTACAGTGATCTGACTGAGtactaaaaacatgaaagaccTTCTCAAGAGTAGGCCGAGAGAGACCACCTGATGTTTGAGATGCTCCTCTCTGAACATTTTTCTCAAGTGAAAGGTCGTTGCAGGTTTGACAGGTCAAGATGTTTTTATGAGATAGGGACAGACCCCCCCAAAAAGAATTatatcagatttgttttgatttagCTACAGAAGGTAGCTGAAAATAACTGATAActaactaaccctaaccccaaccctttaacagcacagacatttACATGATATCATTATAACAGTGGTACTAAAGTTTGCCCCAGTGGCAACATGTATAAACAGAATAACAGCAGGCCAAGCATGGAGTCTTGAGGAAAACCACAGGTCAGAGGGGACACAGCGAAGTCAGTGACTACTGAAAAATGTCCGTTGGATAAGTAAGATCTGAACCAGTCCAGAAGAGTACACATGATGCCAACCCACTTTTCAAGGTGATCCAACAGAGTAAATAACAATCTCCTGAATCAGCTGTAAGTAAAAGGTCATTTGTAACGTTGATGAGGGCAGTTTTGGTGCTATGACATGCTTGCAAACCTGATTAAAAATTGTCAAGGATTTTATGATTGTTGAGAATCAGAATTAGTTTTATtagtatgtgtgcacatacaaggaatttgaatCTGATTTAAATattgcactcaatgtacttgcataagaaaaaagacatacagTTCAATGACACCAAAAGCAAAAGACTAAGCAATAAATTAAGCACTGAAAATATACTATAAATAATGTATACAATATatgatgaggcaataaacatTATATAAAATGAACTTTACAAtgtgtgttgacagtgacagtgagataAAAATGTAGATGTTAAAACTGTTCATTATTTGATGATAAATGTccagtcagtggatgttttgtgTGAGAGTTAGTGACACAGTATGACTGCTAGCTGTTCATCGGGGTGATCGTTGCCATAAAGACTAAATTATGATGCAGTTATAATAGAAATAATGTCCAAACTACCTGTTGTCATTCTGCAGTTAGTTTGgtaaaagtaaacaaaatcTATGTCATCAGTAACAAATTACTAATATTTTAAAGTAACTgaattattttcaaatgaaagtaaCCACTAATATGTAGCGAatatatcacatttttaaagtaacTTGTCCAACCCTCGTGCAGAACTGTTCCAGTGACATGACTAATCTGGAGCCTGAGttcatgtattttgtttgtgaAGTAGGACAAAAATTGGTcacagctggtggaggaggctttAGTGTGTTGGCGAGCAGGTGGGTTAATTATGGTTTCAATGGTTTTTGACGAGAACTCGAGAAGAAGAGAGGTTGTGACAGTTTGCTGCAATGATGTTGGAGAAATAAGGCGACCTGGCTTCTTTTACTGCATTGTGATCAGTGGACATTAGTCCTTTCAAGATTTTATACGACAGCCCCAGATGTTCCTTTTTCCACTTCTGCTCTGCTTGTCTTTGTGGTCAGAAATACATGAGCTGACCTCAACACTGTCAAGAATAAAGCCAGAGGACAGGGAGCGAGTGGGCCCTCAACTGACAGGGCAAGATTAGGAGATGTCACAGTGTCTATAAAATCCACAGTGTGAGAGCTCAAACTTAATTGATGCCAGCGTGATCAACAACAGCTCTCACAGTGGACATCTTTTTTTATGTGGGCTGTTTTGGGAACGACAGTCTCTTATGCTGAGTGTGGAAGGGCTGGTGTGTGCAGGTGATTGAACCgggggaggaggtgaagcagcGGTGATACACTGCCAGGTAGTGGAAGCAGCCGATGGGACCGTGTGGGATAGTGGTCCAGACTGTCATTTtgcagagggaggaagcagTTTGAGGTGGTGAGCAACTCAGGCAAGGTCTCATTCACAGCTGTACACcgccatgttttctttcagcctcTGACAACCACTTTCATCCACCTGGAATGAGAAAGTGGAGTGGAACACGTGGCCCTCTCCTGTGTCTATTGCTTGGATGTTTAAGTACAAAATTATCCAAAtaactgtaaaaatgtaaattaaccATTTTTTCAAAACAGATGTATTAAGGGTCTTATATGATTTTTCAGGTGCTGCAGAAACTGGGAAAAGCAGACGAGACCAAAGATGAGCAGTTTGAACAAGTGGTCATTAACTTCAGAAGACAGGAGGTGAGAGACATCTACATGAAGACATTAAGACAACTGAAGACATTATCAGTACAGATACCAGTGGTAGACCTCACCATGGCCACAGAATCAGCCATCAGAAACAACAATTTGGCAGAGGCCAAACAATGCAGGTTGAAGGTATCAGCCACTCTTTCCAGTGCTAAAGCATCGTCTTCCAACCTCACCTTCTAAGAAAGAAAGTCACTGTCATCACTACAGAGAGATCGAAACGTCACCATTTTGCTGGCCATTAAAGGAAGTTGCACATTGGTTCTAAACACAGCTGACTACCATGCTAAGCTGACCAGTCTACTCAGCTACACAACC includes:
- the inhbab gene encoding inhibin subunit beta Ab, which codes for MTSLFAMFFFMAVRLLVDSSPTVSSAPEVDVASQLREGAPALDCPSCSLSQMRKNSSLSGGQSDMVEAVKRHILNMLHLSTRPNLTQPVPRAALLNAIKKLHVGRVAEDGSVEIQEEGQGPGASTPPEPPSEIIMFAEQGDSMNTVTFDISKEADGSMLVEQANIWIFLKVSKVNRVKGKVMLRLLLQTDDQEECVSEKMVDTRRSGWHTLDISRIIQTLLDGGRSSLSLQVSCLLCSEAGASPVLVPANGERAGERGQSHRPFLMVALRTQEEATQRRVKRGLECDGKMHVCCQRQFYVNFRDIGWNDWIIAPAGYHANYCEGDCPNHMASISGSSLSFHSAVINHYRMRGYSPFQNIKSCCVPTRLRAMSMLYYNEEQKIIKKDIQNMVVEECGCS